The following are from one region of the Rosistilla carotiformis genome:
- a CDS encoding AI-2E family transporter has protein sequence MSKAKTSLFALLLIALVLATAGLLVPTLNVSLLILAGLLFGVFVHAISAWSAKKLSLSYRTTYLVVVALMLVAIGLGIFQLGSQVADRADELWNQLQSAAQTANEQLEQHAWAQKHLPDVSDIEEQLTQSSSDILPAVLQRLQSLGWGMTAALVIFFIGLYAAYDPDLYRDGLVKLMPPGKRARTQKVLDRMNGSLQRWIVARFVSMAIVGIATAIGMWAFGIPMPITLGVLAALLTFIPNIGPLLAAVPQMLLAVNVGTQMVLYVLLFNFVLQTLESYLITPIVQQREVSLPPVLTIAAQLLMGVVVGILGVMLAAPMVVVAMVFVKTLYIDARQQAPEASATHS, from the coding sequence ATGTCCAAAGCCAAAACCTCCCTATTTGCTCTGCTGCTGATCGCCCTCGTCTTGGCGACGGCAGGTCTGTTGGTCCCAACACTGAATGTCAGCCTGCTAATACTCGCAGGTTTGTTGTTTGGAGTCTTCGTGCATGCGATCAGCGCCTGGTCGGCGAAAAAGCTATCGCTCTCCTACCGCACCACCTATCTCGTGGTCGTTGCCCTGATGCTGGTCGCCATCGGGCTGGGCATCTTCCAATTGGGATCTCAGGTGGCCGATCGGGCCGATGAACTGTGGAATCAATTGCAATCGGCCGCGCAAACGGCAAACGAGCAATTGGAACAACACGCCTGGGCCCAGAAGCATTTGCCCGACGTTTCGGATATCGAAGAGCAACTGACGCAGTCGAGCAGCGACATCCTGCCGGCGGTGCTTCAGCGATTGCAGTCGTTGGGGTGGGGAATGACCGCGGCGTTGGTGATCTTCTTTATCGGATTGTACGCCGCTTACGATCCCGATCTCTATCGCGACGGCCTCGTTAAATTGATGCCACCAGGGAAACGGGCTCGCACGCAGAAGGTTCTCGATCGGATGAACGGTTCGCTGCAACGCTGGATCGTCGCCCGGTTTGTCTCGATGGCGATCGTCGGAATCGCCACGGCGATCGGAATGTGGGCGTTTGGAATTCCGATGCCGATCACACTCGGCGTGCTCGCAGCACTGCTGACCTTTATTCCCAATATCGGTCCCCTGCTGGCCGCCGTTCCGCAGATGCTGTTGGCTGTGAATGTCGGCACGCAGATGGTGCTGTATGTCTTGCTGTTCAATTTCGTGTTGCAGACGCTGGAGAGTTATCTCATCACGCCGATCGTGCAACAGCGAGAGGTCTCGTTGCCGCCAGTCCTGACCATCGCAGCTCAGTTGCTGATGGGTGTTGTCGTCGGGATCCTCGGCGTGATGCTCGCCGCACCGATGGTCGTGGTTGCGATGGTGTTTGTGAAAACGCTGTACATCGATGCTCGACAGCAAGCGCCGGAAGCATCGGCCACGCATTCGTAG